CCTTGCACAGGATAAGTCGGAGCACAAGTTGTTGAGCCATAACCACAGCCCTTGCCGTTTGTACTCAAGCCGCCCAAGGTATCCATAATGCCGGCCCATGTATAAAGACGACCATACTTGTCGCAATTCGAGGCAGATTTATCATAACAGAAACTATGATTCACCTGATAATTGAGGTTTTGTGCCATCCAAATTTGATTTTCCACCTTGACAGCACCATATGTTTTCCCATCACGATAGTCTACAAAAGTAGGTTCAAACGCTTCAATAACCTTGCTGCTACTGGATTCGCTCGAAGAGCTATAAGTTTCAACAACAGAAGAGCTAGATACTCGGGAAGTAACTGAGCTTGACGACTTATCGTCATTTTCATCAGCACTATTCACTGATTCGCAGGCCATGAAGAATTGCGAACAAATCGCAATAATTGGAATAAGTTTTTTCATAATTAGACTCCTTTGGTTAATTCGGTCTCAAATTACAAAAAATGATTTTTTAAGACCTTATTATTAACGCAATTTTTTAAATGTTTTATAATTTTATCCTTAACTGCGC
This genomic window from Fibrobacter succinogenes contains:
- a CDS encoding fibrobacter succinogenes major paralogous domain-containing protein, producing MKKLIPIIAICSQFFMACESVNSADENDDKSSSSVTSRVSSSSVVETYSSSSESSSSKVIEAFEPTFVDYRDGKTYGAVKVENQIWMAQNLNYQVNHSFCYDKSASNCDKYGRLYTWAGIMDTLGGLSTNGKGCGYGSTTCAPTYPVQGICPQGWHLPSKEEFETLIEALGGKYTSGPKLKAKSGWKDSGNGTDDYDFSALPSGRRTAEGVYDLLGEYGDLWSSSMVDETNAYVLVLTAVFRTDVLSADMRSAFAVRCIKD